In a single window of the Rhodamnia argentea isolate NSW1041297 chromosome 2, ASM2092103v1, whole genome shotgun sequence genome:
- the LOC115748957 gene encoding uncharacterized protein LOC115748957: protein MGWLIKEKRGPAWKHGWTQQSIASISPPPMPVIALLSIVLLLLWLSFRINYTRQMERTVVSLKLLLLLLPLLLVVLVRWVAANSGRLVIPLPDADHDAMHRASRTPWGIALLVGLVLVLLSYQSNLRSQWSPWWSSYYHL, encoded by the coding sequence aTGGGGTGGCTGATCAAAGAGAAGAGAGGCCCTGCTTGGAAACATGGTTGGACGCAGCAGTCCATCGCCTCTATATCGCCGCCGCCCATGCCGGTCATCGCCCTCTTGAGCATCGTCCTCCTCCTGCTCTGGCTCTCCTTCCGCATCAACTACACCAGGCAGATGGAGCGCACGGTCGTCAGCCTGaagctcctcctcctgctcttGCCCTTGCTCTTGGTCGTCTTGGTGCGCTGGGTCGCCGCCAACAGTGGCCGGCTTGTGATCCCTCTCCCGGATGCCGACCATGACGCCATGCACCGCGCCAGCCGCACGCCGTGGGGCATCGCGCTCCTCGTGGGGCTGGTCCTGGTGCTGCTCTCCTACCAGTCGAATTTGCGCTCCCAGTGGTCTCCTTGGTGGTCGTCTTATTACCATCTGTAG
- the LOC115748974 gene encoding desmoplakin, with amino-acid sequence MPTRKDASEVSSDRRKWRKVFNALVEMLGKQQAQLMTLVKERKLLEGRIQMQHRRWNSDVRFLKDRISQMKGALKVQDMAHFLESTKLDFALGLKQREALLYKLKLDQADDELADFRGCLDIIPQKCSEFEESAQLNNSAETRKTRRGLRSSDRKPAKDAKEVQEEHTHLLEEEMKKLRLEYDKLVSEKNSETSALLAEKKFVWHQYNILETNFNDKLKSKGAELELANQKISKLLTSMEKLEMMIGEKDDTIAELKSKIDEMETILGKRNEEIARLAHESEALKKSTVTPVLSHCTSRTRTSKTEGKNSVAHKRTVLAKKETGHPQVSDSLKDSEKGTGRSKRKAVAVETPKLFSSSFKVPKLKASAVR; translated from the exons ATGCCGACCAGGAAAGACGCTTCTGAAGTCTCTTCGGACCGCCGGAAGTGGCGGAAGGTATTCAACGCTCTCGTGGAAATGCTCGGAAAGCAACAGGCACAGCTCATGACTCTCGTCAAAGAGAGGAAGCTCCTGGAGGGTCGCATCCAGATGCAACATAGACGTTGGAACTCCGACGTTCGTTTTCTCAAGGACCGAATCTCTCAG ATGAAGGGGGCTTTGAAGGTGCAAGACATGGCGCACTTTCTTGAGTCCACGAAGTTGGATTTCGCTTTAGGGTTGAAGCAAAGGGAGGCTCTTTTGTACAAATTGAAATTAG ATCAAGCAGATGATGAGTTGGCTGATTTTAGAGGGTGCCTTGATATTATTCCACAGAAATGCTCTGAATTTGAG GAGAGTGCTCAATTGAATAACTCTGCAGAAACCAGAAAAACGAGGAGAGGACTCAGAAGTAGTGATAGGAAGCCTGCTAAAGATGCCAAGGAAGTGCAAGAGGAGCATACACATTTGCTGgaggaagaaatgaaaaagttGAGGCTTGAGTATGACAAGCTCGTTTCAGAAAAGAATTCTGAAACATCCGCATTACTGGCAGAGAAGAAGTTCGTATGGCATCAGTATAACATATTGGAAACTAACTTTAACGATAAGTTAAAGAGCAAAGGGGCTGAACTCGAACTTGCAAATCAAAAAATATCCAAACTCCTTACAAGTATGGAGAAGCTTGAAATGATGATAGGTGAGAAGGATGATACTATCGCTGAGCTAAAGAGTAAAATAGATGAGATGGAAACCATCTTGGGCAAACGGAATGAAGAAATAGCCAGGCTTGCCCATGAATCGGAAGCACTGAAGAAGAGCACGGTGACACCTGTCTTGAGTCACTGCACGTCAAGAACTAGAACCTCCAAAACCGAGGGAAAAAATAGTGTTGCTCACAAACGCACTGTCCTTGCTAAGAAAGAAACGGGGCATCCACAAGTCTCTGACTCTCTAAAAGATTCCGAAAAG GGAACCGGAAGGTCAAAAAGAAAGGCCGTTGCTGTTGAAACTCCCAAGCTGTTCTCTTCCTCGTTTAAAGTACCCAAATTGAAGGCCTCAGCCGTGAGATGA
- the LOC115748975 gene encoding gibberellin-regulated protein 1-like has product MATSKLLIASILLCLLLLNLAEAADQMESTKANPSSTSAKIDCGAACAARCQLASRQRLCHRACGTCCTRCNCVPPGTSGNRDVCPCYATMTTHGGRLKCP; this is encoded by the exons ATGGCCACCTCCAAGCTTTTGATTGCCTCCATCCTCCTCTGCCTCCTCCTGCTCAATCTCGCCGAAGCCGCTGATCAGATG GAGAGCACAAAGGCGAACCCGAGCTCTACTTCAGCTAAAATCG ACTGCGGCGCCGCCTGCGCTGCCCGTTGCCAGCTGGCGTCGAGGCAGCGGCTATGCCACAGGGCGTGCGGGACGTGCTGCACGCGGTGCAACTGCGTTCCTCCGGGCACTTCCGGCAACCGCGACGTCTGTCCCTGCTACGCCACTATGACCACGCACGGTGGCCGGCTTAAGTGCCCATGA